One Vibrio sp. 16 genomic window carries:
- the rplA gene encoding 50S ribosomal protein L1 — MAKLTKRMRVIREKVDVTKEYEINEAVALLQELATAKFVESVDVAVNLGIDARKSDQNVRGATVLPHGTGREIRVAVFTQGANAEAAKEAGADIVGMEDLAEQVKKGEMNFDVVVASPDAMRVVGQLGTILGPRGLMPNPKVGTVTPNVAEAVKNAKAGQVRYRNDKNGIIHTTIGKANFSAEQIKENLEALLVALKKAKPSSAKGTFLKKVSISTTMGAGVAVDQGSLNTQAS; from the coding sequence ATGGCTAAACTAACTAAGCGCATGCGCGTAATCCGCGAAAAAGTTGACGTAACTAAAGAATACGAAATCAACGAAGCTGTAGCTCTTCTTCAAGAACTAGCGACTGCTAAGTTCGTTGAGTCTGTAGACGTTGCTGTTAACCTAGGCATCGATGCTCGTAAATCTGACCAGAACGTACGTGGTGCAACTGTACTACCTCACGGTACTGGCCGCGAAATCCGCGTTGCAGTGTTCACTCAAGGTGCAAACGCTGAAGCAGCTAAAGAAGCTGGCGCAGACATCGTTGGTATGGAAGATCTTGCTGAGCAAGTGAAGAAAGGCGAAATGAACTTCGACGTAGTTGTTGCTTCTCCAGATGCAATGCGCGTTGTAGGTCAACTAGGTACTATCCTAGGTCCTCGCGGTCTAATGCCAAACCCTAAAGTTGGTACTGTAACTCCTAACGTTGCTGAAGCGGTTAAGAACGCTAAAGCTGGTCAGGTTCGTTACCGTAACGACAAGAACGGCATTATCCACACTACTATTGGTAAAGCAAACTTCTCTGCTGAGCAGATCAAAGAGAACCTAGAAGCTCTTCTAGTTGCTCTGAAGAAAGCTAAGCCATCTTCAGCGAAAGGTACTTTCCTGAAGAAAGTAAGCATCTCTACTACAATGGGTGCTGGTGTTGCTGTTGATCAGGGTAGCCTGAACACTCAAGCAAGCTAA